The Synchiropus splendidus isolate RoL2022-P1 chromosome 1, RoL_Sspl_1.0, whole genome shotgun sequence genome includes a window with the following:
- the chd1l gene encoding chromodomain-helicase-DNA-binding protein 1-like → MKDILSKIKNITAKKKKTPIAQSELQSFGLKGIQLREYQLDGVQWLSQCLQNQQGCILGDEMGLGKTCQTISLLIHASGAHGVKGPFLVLSPLSVLENWRKELECIAPSLTALCYKGDADRRAEIQEEAKAQDFHVLLTTYELCLRDASFLRRWKWKILIVDEAHRLKNQESLLHQTLTNFSVDFRVLLTGTPIQNNLKELYSLLSFIQPSVFDPDEVEEFVEAYSNVQKQPTLAAELQTILEPFLLRRVKSEVALDLPKKMELVVYHGMSALQKKYYKAILMKDLEAFGGDGNKTRLLNILMQLRKCVDHPYLFDGVEPEPFEMGEHLIDASGKLCLLDSMLSYLQEGGHRVLLFSQLTRMLDILQDYMEYRGYSYERLDGSVRGEERNLAVKNFSSKDIFVFLLSTKAGGVGMNLTAADTVIFVDSDFNPQNDLQAAARAHRIGQNRPVKVIRLLARDTVEEVMYSRATSKLRLTNTVIEEGRFSLLDQDQSAPGGLQLSEILKFGVDKLLSSDESSVQNLELDKILGSSRNGQWEDEEAAVGEEDESDAESEEQNHMYYFEGKDYSKATSSEDQERFQSLLEAQKAEFEKAAVEGRALRNKTEVSLSAALGIPTRKRKPLTEAELELRRQRREEAAAKRAKLQEDLKKRQQEQKYLKKMKWWESCGYKSLCLKAPDSEEEEEDDDDEGSVSSTDEESTAINYVLGDVTHPHAAHGDAIIVHCVDDSGWWGRGGLFTALEVRSDEPRKRYEMAGKMKDLELGNVLLFPIDDKQSRVDGQDQLALIVAQQRDKANKLSGILLTALDEGLKKIYTAARRKKASVHLPRIGHSTKGFNWYGTERLIRKHLASRGIQTFVYYHSRSAKHTAAAPSPPPQTSSRQPEAGTSSLQTLHELPSFMAGVCVFFFNLSLSERKRLSRYLITYDGDEEEVMSTAVTHIVAEVESKVHSQELQDLLSQYPQAVVVQKGWLDSCFSKQQKVNTAAFQHLLE, encoded by the exons ATGAAGGATATtttgtccaaaataaaaaacataacggcaaagaaaaagaagactcCTATCGCTCAAAGTGAGCTTCAGAGTTTCGGTTTGAAAG GGATCCAGCTGAGGGAGTACCAGTTGGACGGAGTGCAGTGGCTCTCTCAGTGTCTCCAGAACCAGCAGGGATGTATCCTGGGAGACGAAATGGGTCTGGGCAAAACCTGCCAG ACCATCTCTCTACTAATCCACGCATCTGGTGCTCATGGAGTGAAAGGTCCTTTCCTAGTCTTGAGTCCGCTCTCTGTGCTGGAGAACTGGAGGAAGGAGCTGGAATG CATCGCACCATCTCTGACCGCACTGTGCTACAAAGGGGATGCCGACAGACGGGCAGAGATCCAGGAGGAAGCAAAGGCACAAGACTTCCATGTTTTGCTGACCACTTATGAG TTGTGTCTCAGAGATGCTTCTTTCTTGAGACG GTGGAAGTGGAAGATTCTGATTGTGGACGAAGCTCATCGCCTGAAGAATCAAGAGTCTCTGCTGCACCAAACCCTGACAAAT TTTTCAGTTGACTTCCGAGTTCTGCTGACAGGAACCCCCATCCAGAACAACCTGAAGGAGCTCTACTCTCTTTTGAGCTTCATTCAGCCCAGCGTCTTTGACCCTGACGAAGTTGAAGAATTTGTTGAGGCTTACTCCAATGTACAGAAACAACCAACTCTTG CTGCTGAACTCCAAACTATCCTGGAGCCCTTCTTGCTCAGACGTGTCAAGTCTGAAGTGGCTCTCGATCTCCCCAAAAAGATGGAGCTGGTGGTTTACCACGGCATGTCGGCCTTGCAGAAGAAATACTACAAAGCGATATTGATGAAGGATCTTG AGGCTTTCGGCGGAGACGGCAATAAAACCCGTCTGCTGAACATACTGATGCAGCTGAGGAAGTGCGTCGATCACCCGTACCTGTTCGATG GGGTGGAGCCAGAGCCTTTCGAGATGGGGGAGCATCTGATCGACGCAAGTGGAAAACTTTGTCTTTTAGACAGCATGCTGAGCTACCTGCAGGAGGG GGGTCATCGAGTACTCTTGTTCTCTCAGTTGACCAGAATGTTGGACATTCTTCAGGATTACATGGAGTATAGAG GTTACAGCTATGAACGTCTAGATGGATCGGTGCGAGGAGAAGAACGGAATCTCGCTGTTAAGAACTTCAGCAGCaaggacatttttgtctttcttcttaGCACAAAAGCAG GTGGAGTTGGTATGAACCTCACTGCTGCCGACACTGTCATTTTCGTGGACAGTGACTTCAATCCTCAGAATGACCTGCAAGCTGCTGCACGCGCTCATCGGATTGGTCAGAACAG GCCCGTGAAGGTGATAAGGCTTCTGGCCAGAGACACGGTAGAGGAAGTGATGTACTCTCGCGCAACGTCCAAGTTGCGTCTCACAAACACAGTGATAGAAGAGGGAAGATTCTCGCTGCTGGATCAGGACCAGTCAGCCCCGGGAGGACTACAG CTCAGTGAGATCCTGAAGTTTGGTGTGGACAAGCTCCTGTCGTCTGATGAAAGTTCTGTTCAGAACCTAGAACTGGATAAGATCCTTGGATCATCACGGAACGGACAGTGGGAAGACGAGGAAGCAGCTGTCGGAGAGGAAGACGAGAGTGACGCCGAATCTGAAGAGCAAA ACCACATGTACTACTTTGAGGGGAAGGACTACAGCAAGGCTACCAGCTCTGAGGACCAGGAGAGATTCCAGAGTCTTCTGGAGGCACAGAAAGCTGAGTTTGAGAAAGCAGCTGTAGAGGGCCGAGCGCTACGAAATAAAACAGAG GTCTCACTGTCGGCAGCTCTCGGGATTCCCACCAGGAAGCGGAAACCACTGACGGAGGCCGAGCTGGAgctgaggaggcagaggagggaggaggctgCAGCCAAGAGAGCCAAACTTCAGGAGGACTTGAAAAAGAGGCAACAGGAGCAGAAATATCTGAAAAA AATGAAATGGTGGGAATCATGTGGCTACAAGTCGCTCTGCCTGAAAGCTCCTGacagcgaggaagaggaggaagatgatgatgatgaggggaGTGTGTCTTCCACTGATGAGGAGAGCACTGCCATCAACTACGTTCTGGGTGATGTCACTCATCCTCACGCTGCACATGGAGATGCCATCATTGTGCACTGTGTTG ATGACTCAGGCTGGTGGGGCAGAGGCGGTTTGTTCACGGCGCTGGAGGTGAGATCAGATGAACCACGGAAGCGATATGAAATGGCTGGCAAGATGAAAG ATCTGGAGCTTGGAAACGTACTGCTGTTTCCCATCGATGACAAGCAGTCCCGGGTAGATGGACAAGATCAG CTGGCCCTTATCGTGGCACAGCAGAGAGACAAAGCCAACAAGCTGTCGGGGATCCTCCTCACCGCCCTCGACGAGGGACTGAAGAAGATTTACACAGCTGCCAGAAGAAAGAAGG CCAGTGTTCATCTCCCGCGCATCGGTCACTCCACGAAAGGCTTCAACTGGTATGGCACGGAGCGGCTCATCCGGAAGCACCTGGCCTCTCGGGGAATTCAAACCTTCGT ATACTATCACAGTCGCTCTGccaaacacacagctgctgctcccTCCCCCCCACCGCAGACCAGCAGCAGACAACCTGAAGCAGGAACCTCTTCTCTGCAGACCCTCCACGAGCTCCCCAGTTTCATGGcaggagtttgtgtgtttttcttcaacCTGTCGctgtcagagaggaagaggctgtCACGCTACCTCATCAC CTATgacggagatgaagaggaggtcaTGAGCACTGCTGTCACCCACATCGTTGCTGAGGTTGAAAGCAAAGTCCATTCTCAG GAGCTGCAAGATCTTCTGAGTCAGTATCCTCAGGCTGTGGTTGTGCAGAAAGGCTGGCTGGACTCTTGCTTCTCCAAACAGCAGAAAGTCAACACAGCTGCCTTCCAACATCTGCTGGAATAA